Proteins encoded in a region of the Mycobacterium branderi genome:
- a CDS encoding nitroreductase family deazaflavin-dependent oxidoreductase: MANPPRALNSAGTGVFIKWMSRTNAWLYKATGGKLGGKFLQGAPVALLTTVGRKSGQPRVSPLLYLRDGDRIVLVASHGGRASNPMWYLNLKANPKVSVQIKKEVLDLTARDATEEERAKYWPSLVEMYSSFEDYQSWTDRTIPIVICEP; encoded by the coding sequence ATGGCCAATCCGCCGCGCGCACTCAACTCCGCCGGCACAGGCGTCTTCATCAAATGGATGTCGCGCACCAACGCATGGCTGTACAAGGCGACCGGCGGCAAGCTGGGCGGCAAGTTCCTCCAGGGAGCGCCGGTCGCGTTGTTGACGACGGTCGGCCGCAAGTCTGGCCAGCCGCGGGTAAGTCCGCTGCTCTACCTGCGCGACGGCGACCGCATCGTGCTGGTTGCGTCGCACGGCGGCCGCGCCAGCAACCCGATGTGGTATCTCAATCTCAAAGCCAATCCCAAGGTTTCGGTTCAGATCAAAAAAGAGGTGCTCGACCTCACCGCGCGCGACGCCACCGAGGAAGAGCGCGCAAAGTACTGGCCTTCGTTGGTCGAGATGTACTCGTCGTTCGAGGACTACCAGTCGTGGACCGACCGGACCATCCCGATCGTCATCTGCGAGCCCTGA